GTCACGGGCGAGACCGGCGCCGGCAAGACCATGGTCGTCTCGGCGCTCGGGCTGCTGCTCGGCTCGCGCGCCGATGCCGGCACCGTGCGCTCGGGCGCCGAGCGCGCCTGGGTCGAGGGCCGCTGGCTCGTCGCCGACGACGGGCCCGTCGCCGAGCGCGCGCGCGATGCGGGCGGCGACGTCGACCAGGGCGAGCTGCTGCTCGGCCGCTCGGTCTCCGCCGAGGGGCGCAGCCGCGCCGTCGTGGGCGGGCGCAGCGCGCCGGTCGGCGTGCTCGCCGACATCGGCGAGTCGCTCGTCGTGGTGCACGGCCAGTCGGAGCAGGTGCGCCTGCGATCCGCCGTGGCGCAGCGCGAGGCGCTCGACCGCTTCGCCGGCGAGGCGCTGCAGCCCGTGCTCGCCGAGTACCGCGAGGCCTTCCACCGGTGGCGCGAGGCGGCCGCCGAGCATGCGGCGCTCGTCGAGGCCCACGAGGACCGCGCGCGCGAAGCGGCCGAGCTCCGCACCGCGATGGACGAGATCGCCGCGGCCGAACCGGTCGCGGGGGAGAGCCGCGAGCTCGCCGAGCGCGCCGACAAGCTCACGAACCTCGAGGAGCTGCGGCTCGCGGGCGAGCAGGCCCGCGAGATGCTCTCGTCCGACGTGGTGGAGGACGTGCCCGACGCGGTGGTGCTGGTCGACGGGGCGCGGCGCGCCCTCGAGCGCGTCGCCGAGCACGACGCGCAGCTCGCGCCGATCGCCGAGGCACTCGCATCCGCCGGGTTCATCCTGGCCGACGCGGTCGCCGACCTCTCGGGCTACCTCGCATCGCTCGACGCCGACGGCAGCCGCGAACTCGAGCTCATCCAGGAGCGTCGCGCGCTGCTGACCGACCTCGAGCGCCGGTTCGGGCCGACGCTCGACGACGTGATCGCCTACGCCGACCGCTGCGGGCTCCGCCTGCTCGAGCTCGACGGCGACGACGAGCGCATCGACCGGCTCGCCGCACAGGTCGACGCCGACGCGGCGCTCGTCTCCGAGCTGGCCGCACGCATCTCCGCCATCCGCCGCGAGGCGGGGGCCGAGCTCGCCGAACGCGTGACGGCCGAACTGGCGGCCTTGGCCATGCCCGACGCCCGGCTCGAGGTGCAGGTCGACGACTCCGGCGAGCTGGCGGCGCACGGGCGCGACGCCGTCGCCATCCTGCTCGCGCCGCACGCCGGCGCCCCGGCCAGGCCGGTGTCGAAGGGGGCATCCGGCGGTGAGCTCTCTCGCGTCATGCTTGCGATCGAGGTCGTCGTCGCGGCCACCGACCCGGTGCCCACGTTCGTCTTCGACGAGGTCGACGCGGGCGTCGGCGGCGCCGCCGCGATCGAGATCGGCAGGCGGCTCGCCCGGCTCGCCGAGACCTCGCAGGTCATCGTCGTGACCCACCTGGCACAGGTCGCGGCGTTCGCGACGAACCACCTGCGCGTCGCGAAGGGCTCCGACGGGCGCGTCACCGCCTCGAGCGTGAAGCAGCTCGAGGGCGACGAGCGCGCCGCCGAGATGGCCCGACTGCTCTCCGGCCTCGCCGACTCCGACTCCGGCCTCGCGCACGCCCGCGAGCTGCTCTCCCTCGCCCACACTGCTGATAGGATGGAAGCCCGTGGTGGACATTGACAGCGCGGAATCCTCGAACGACACGACCAAGCACATCTTCGTGACCGGTGGTGTCGTTTCTTCATTGGGCAAGGGCCTCACGGCCGCCAGCCTCGGCAATCTCCTGACCGCGCGGGGCCTGCGCGTCGTCATGCAGAAGCTCGACCCCTACCTGAACGTCGACCCGGGCACGATGAACCCGTTCCAGCACGGCGAGGTCTTCGTGACCGACGACGGCGCCGAGACCGACCTCGACATCGGGCACTACGAGCGGTTCCTCGACATCAACCTCAGCCAGGCGGCGAACGTCACCACCGGGCAGATCTACTCCACGGTCATCGCCAAGGAGCGCCGGGGCGAGTACCTCGGCGACACTGTCCAGGTGATCCCGCACATCACCGACGAGATCAAGCGGCGGATGCGACTGCAGGCGTCGGAGACGCCGAAGCCCGACGTGATCATCACCGAGATCGGCGGCACCGTCGGCGACATCGAGTCGCAGCCGTTCATCGAGTCGGCCCGCCAGGTGCGCCATGAACTCGGCCGCGGCAACGCGTTCTTCGTGCACGTCTCGCTCGTGCCGTACATGGGGGCGTCGGGGGAGCAGAAGACCAAGCCGACCCAGCACTCCGTCGCGACGCTGCGCTCGATCGGCATCCAGCCCGACGCGCTCGTGCTGCGCAGTGATCGCCCGGTCACCGAGGCGAACAAGCGCAAGATCGCCCTCATGTGCGACGTCGACGAGCAGGCCGTCGTGAACGCGGTCGACGTGCCGAGCATCTACGACATCCCGACGATGCTGCACGAGCAGGGCCTCGACCAGTACATCATCGACTCCCTCGGCCTCACGACCCGCGACGTCGACTGGAGCGGCTGGGCCGGGCTCCTCGAGGCGGTGCACGAGCCGAAGCACGAGGTCACGATCGGCCTGGTCGGCAAGTACATCGACCTGCCCGACGCGTACCTGTCGGTGACCGAGGCGCTCCGCGCCGGCGGGTTCGCCGGCAAGACCAAGGTGAACCTCCGCTGGATCCCGTCCGACGAGTGCGAGACCGAGGAGGGCGCGGCGCGCCACCTCGGCGAGCTCGACGGCATCTGCGTGCCCGGCGGCTTCGGCGTGCGGGGCATCGAGGGCAAGCTCGGCGCGCTGCGCTTCGCCCGAGACAACCACATCCCCGCGCTCGGCCTGTGCCTCGGCCTGCAGTGCATGGTCATCGAGTACGCGCGCAACGTCGCCGGCCTCGAGGGCGCCTCGTCGTCGGAGTTCGACCCCGACACGAAGTTCCCGGTCATCGCGACCATGGAGGAGCAGGTCGAGATCATCGCCGAGGGCGACATGGGCGGCACCATGCGGCTCGGCCTGTACCCGGCGGCCCTCGCCGAGGGGTCGCTCGCGGCCGACCTGTACGGCTCCGAGCTCGTCTCCGAGCGCCACCGCCACCGCTACGAGGTGAACAACGGCTACCGCGAGCAGATCGCCGAGGCCGGCCTGGTGTTCTCGGGCACGAGCCCCGACCGCCACCTGGTCGAGTTCGTCGAGCTGCCCCGCGACGTGCACCCGTTCTACATCGGCACCCAGGCCCACCCCGAGCTGCGCAGTCGTCCGAACGACGCGCACCCGCTGTTCCGCGGGCTGGTCGCCGCCGCACTCGAGCGCCGTCGGGCGAGCCTGCTCTTCGACAACTCGGATGCCTGATCAGGTGACGGGCTCCGGCACTGAGCAGACTCCCGGGCCGCTCGCCGACGAGTACGCCCCGATCGAACCCGTCGAGAGCACGCGGGTCTTCGAGGGCCGTGTCTGGGACCTCCGCCGTGACACGGTCGAATACGGCGACGGCCGTATCGTGCGCGACTACGTCGACCACACGGGCGCCGTCGCGGTGCTCGCGCTCGATGAGAACGACCGCGCGTTCCTCATCAAGCAGTACCGCCACCCCGTGCGCACGCGCGACTGGGAGATCCCGGCAGGGCTCCTCGACGTCGACGGCGAGCCCCCGCTCGCGGCCGCGCAGCGCGAGCTGGCCGAGGAAGCCGACCTCGAAGCCGACCAGTGGTCGGTGCTCACGGAGTTCTGGAACACGCCGGGCGGCAGCAACGAGGCCATCCGCATCTACCTCGCGCGCGGCCTGCGCGCCACGCCCCATCCCTTCCCCCGCGAGGCCGAGGAGGCCGACATGGAGGCGCGGTGGGTGCCGCTCGACGAGCTCGTCGAAGCGGTGCTCGCACGGCGCGTGCAGAACGCGGCGGTCGTGATCGCCGCGCTCGCCGCGACTGCGTCCCGGGCCGCCGAGTGGTCGACCCTGGCGCCGGCGGATGCACCGTGGCCCGCGCACCCCAAGCTGGGGCGCCGCACCGGATGATCCCGGGCGCGGTCGAGTCCTACCTGCGCCACCTCACGATCGAACGGGGGCTGTCGCGCAACACGGTCGCGGCCTACCGGCGCGACCTCGACCGCTACGGCGCATGGCTGGCCGCGCGCGGCGTCGACGACGCCGCATCCGTCACCGAGCAGGACGTGGTGGACTTCGTCGCGTCGCTGCGCGCCGACCCGGGGCATCCGATGGCCGCCTCGTCGGTGGCCCGCATCCTCTCGTCAGTGCGCGGCCTGCACCGCTTCCTCCTCGAGGAGGGGCGCGCCGCGAGCGACCCGACCCGAGAGGTGCGTCCGCCGAAGCTCGCCTCGCGCCTGCCGAAGGCCATCTCGGTCGAAGAGGTGCAGGCCCTGCTCGACGCGACCGGTGGCGACGACCCGGTGGCGCTGCGCGACCGTGCGCTGCTCGAGCTGCTCTACGCGACGGGCGCCCGCGTGTCGGAGGCCGTCGCCCTGAACGTCGACGACGTGCAGGACGCCGACGTCGTGCGCCTCGAGGGCAAGGGCGGCAAGCAGCGCATCGTGCCGCTCGGCAGCTACGCCCGCGAGGCGCTCGGCGCCTACCTCGTGCGCGTGCGCCCCGACTTCGCGGCGCGCGGGAAGTCCACCCCGGCGCTCTTCCTCGGCCCGAGAGGGGCGCGGATGTCGCGCCAGAGCGCCTGGCTGGCCATTCGCGCCGCCGCCGAGCGCGCCGGCATCCGCGCCGAGATCTCGCCGCACACGCTGCGGCACTCGTTCGCCACGCACCTACTCGCGGGCGGCGCCGACGTGCGCGTCGTGCAGGAGCTGCTCGGCCATTCGTCCGTCGCGACGACCCAGATCTACACGCTCGTCACGGTTGACACGCTCCGGGACATGTACACGGCCGCACACCCTCGCGCTCGCTAGGATTCACTTGTTTCGCGACGTGGACGGGGTGGGGGTTGCGGTGCAGGCCATGCGGATCGTCCTGGTAGTGATCGGTGGCATCGCCTTGCTAGGCTCCCTAGCCGCACTGGTCTTCTCGGATGCGTATGGGCCCGCACTGCAGTGGGTCGCCCTTCTGGGGACCAGCCTGCTCTTGGTGGGTGCGTTATCGGACAGAATCACCAGCGTGAAGGTGAGTGGCACGCGCCTTGAGCTCGAACTCGCGCAGCTCGGGGCACCGAAGGCGGCGAAGCTACTCGGCAGGAGTGAGATCGGAGACCTCGTAGCCACCTACGCCTTCCTGAGGTCAGAACTGAACGACAGGGCGATCCGAGTCCAGTTGCAGGATGCGCTTGTGCGTCAGGCGACCGCGCTTGCGAGCACTGAGAAGTTCCCGCCCGAAGAGGTGAGGACGATGCTCCGAGACGGTGCTCCAGTGGTGCGGGTGATTGCCATCGGACTGATGCTCGGGGATGTGTCGCTGGCAGACGGAGGAACGCTGCTCGACGCCGTATCGAGGTCTCGGACGCCGAAGGAGCAGACTGGGGCATTGCTCGTGGTCGAACGCGCATGGCAGTCCTTGATGCGTGCTGATCGGGAGGCGCTGCGCTCAGCAATACGTGAGGACCGATTCATTCCCCGCAATCATGACCGCAAGGCGATCGCAGATCGGATCCTCGATCTTCCGGTGTGACCTGATGGTCAGGTGCGCGTGTGAGACCGCCTGTCAACCAGCCGCTCGCTAGAATCGGGCAGGACATGCGGAACACGCGACTCGAAGGAATGCACGTGACGGGATCCCAGAACGACCCATTGGACGGGACCGCCACGCTCGACCCGGCGCTCGGACCGACGGGTCGGCCGGCCCGCGACTTCCCCGAGCCCGAGGCGCTCGACGGGCACGGGCCCGCACGCATCATCGCCCTGTGCAACCAGAAGGGCGGGGTCGGCAAGACCACGACGACCATCAACCTGGGCGCCACGCTCGCCGGCTACGGCCGCCGCGTGCTCGCGATCGACTTCGACCCGCAGGGCGCGCTGTCGGCGGGCCTCGGCGTGCGCACCCACGACGTCACCACCATCTACGACCTGCTGCTGACGCGCCAGCACGAGCCGAAGGACGCGATCCAGCACACGAGCACCGAGGGGCTCGACGTCATCCCGGCGAACATCGACCTGTCGGCGGCAGAGGTGCACCTGGTCAACGAGGTGGCCCGCGAGCAGATCCTCGCCGGGGTGCTCCGCCGCGTCTCGGCCGACTACGACGTCATCCTCATCGACTGCCAGCCGTCGCTCGGCCTACTCACCGTGAACGCGCTGACCGCGAGCCACGGCGTGGTCATCCCGCTCGAGTGCGAGTACTTCGCGCTGCGCGGCGTGGCGCTGCTCATCGAGACCATCGAGAAGGTGCGCGACCGGCTGAACCCGGCCATCTCGCTCGACGGCATCCTCGGCACCATGTACGACGCCCGCACGCTGCACTCGCGCGAGGTGCTGGAGCGCGTCGTGGAGGCGTTCAACGACGACGTGCTCGAGACCGTCATCACGCGCACCGTGAAGTTCCCGGACGCCTCCGTGGCATCCGCCCCCATCACGCAGTTCGCACCCGAGCACCAGGCGGCGAAGGCCTACCGGCAGCTCGCGAGAGAGCTGATCTTCCGTGGCGCCGTCGCCTGAGCCCGTCGGGGAGACGATCGAGACCGCGCCGGAGCCCGAGGCCCAGGACGACTCCTTCCGCGTCGCCCTGAGCAACTTCGAGGGCCCGTTCGACCTGCTGCTCTCGCTCATCTCGAAGCGCGAGATGGACATCACCGAGGTCGCGCTCGGCGCGGTCACCGACGAGTTCATCTCCTACCTCGCGACGCTCGAGGCGGAGGACGAGCTCGACCGGGCCAGCGAGTTCCTGGTCGTCGCGGCGACGCTGCTCGACCTGAAGATCGCCGGGCTCCTGCCGCAGGGCGAGCTCGTCGACGCCGAGGACGTCGCGCTGCTGGAGGCGCGCGACCTGCTGTTCGCGCGCCTGCTGCAATACCGCGCCTTCAAGCAGGTGGCGACCTGGTTCGGTGAGCGCATCGCCGCCGAGTCGAGCCGGCACCCGCGTTCGGTGCGGCTCGAGGAGCGGTTCCGCCAAGCGCCGCCCGAGCTGCGCTGGACCCTGTCGGCCGACGACTTCGCGGCGCTCGCGGTCGTGGCGCTCACGCCGCGGATCATCCCTGTGGTGGGGCTCGACCACCTGCACGCGCCGCTCGTGAGCATCCGCGAGCAGGCGGCGCAGGTCGTCGCGACGCTGCGCCGCGGCGAACCCGTGTCGTTCCGCGAGCTGGTCGCCGGCGTCGACCGCAAGGGCGTGGTCGTCGCCAGATTCCTCGCGGTGCTGGAGCTGTACCGCCACGCCGCCATCGCCTTCGAGCAGCTCGAGCCGCTCGGCGAACTCACCCTGCGCTGGACCGCCGAGGAGTGGTCCGAGGAGCAGCTGGGCAGTCTGGGAGCAGATTATGAGCATTGAGACCAACACGAGCACTGAGGCCAACACGAGCACTGAGGCCAACACGAGCACTGAGGCCGACACCGGCACCGCGACGGATGCCACGGGCATCGCCGCGGATGTCGCCGGCGCACCGCCCGCCGACGGCGCAGACGAGCACGGCATCGACCTCGCGGGCCGCGCGCTCGACCTCGACCGCGCCCTCGAGGCGATCCTCTTCATCGCCGACGAGCCGCAGACCGTCGTGCAGCTCGCGACCGCGGTCGCGCGGCCCGTGCGCGAGGTGCGGGCGTCGATCGCGCGACTCGTCGCCGACTACGACGGGGAGACCGGCTCGGCGGAGGCGGGCGCAGGCGGAGGCATCCGTCGCGGCTTCGAGCTTCGGGAGGTGGGCGGTGGCTGGCGCTTCTACGTGCGCGGCGACTACGACGACCTCGTCACCGACTTCGTGCTCACCCAGACGCCGACGCGCCTGTCGCAGGCGGCGCTCGAGACGCTCGCGGTGATCGCCTACAAGCAGCCGATCTCGCGCGGGCAGGTGGCGTCGATCCGCGCGGTGAACGTCGACTCGGTCGTGCGCACGCTGCTCGGCCGCGGCCTCATCACCGAGGTGTCGAGCGATGCCGAGACGGGGGCGATCCTCTACGGCACGACCGACCAGCTGCTCGTGCACCTCGGCGTGAACTCCATCGAGGAGCTGCCGAAGGTCGCGCCGCTGCTCGACGACGGCCAGGACGGGTTCGATGACCTCGCCCGCTGAGCCCGGGGCGACGGCCGGCGGCGCGCCCGAGGGCGTGCGCCTGCAGAAGGTGCTCGCCGCGGCGGGCGTCGCGTCGCGCCGTGTCGTCGAGCAGTACATCGTCGAGGGGCGCATCACGGTTGACGGGCGGGTCGTCACCGAGCTCGGCACGCGCATCGACCCGGCCGTCGCGAAGGTGGCCGTCGACGGCATCGCGGTGCAGCTCGACGCCGACAAGCTCTACTTCATGCTGAACAAGCCGCGCGGGGTCGTCTCGTCGATGCGCGACGAGCAGGGGCGGCCCGACCTGCGCCGCTTCACGGAGGACCTGCCGGGTCGCGTCTACAACGTCGGGCGCCTCGACGGCGACACGAGCGGACTGCTCGTGCTCACCAACGACGGCGAGCTGGCGCACGTGCTCGCGCACCCGTCGTTCGGCGTCGAGAAGACCTACATCGCGAAGGTCCGGGGCACGGTGCAGCCGCAGGTGCTGACGAAGCTCAAGCGCGGCATCGAACTGGAGGACGGACCGATCGCGGTCGACGCGGCGAAGCTGCTGCAGGCCGGCAGCGGCGGCGGGTTCTCGATGGTCGAGGTGACCCTGCACTCGGGGCGGAACCGCATCGTGCGGCGCATGCTCGATGCGGTGGGGCATCCGGTGGTCGAGCTGGTCAGGCGGCAGTTCGGGCCGCTGCACCTCGGCACGCTGCGGTCGGGCGAGGTGCGCGCGTTGACTAAGGTTGAACTCGGCCGCCTGCTCACGATCGCACGAAGCGACGAGCGCGGCTGAGAGGGGAATCACCAGTGGCCGACAGTCGCCTCACCGGACCGGTGCGCGTCGTCGGGGTCGGACTGCTCGGATCGAGCGTGGGCCTCGGCCTGCGCGCCCGCGGCATCGACGTGATCCTCGCCGACGCGTCGCCCACCCACCTCGGCATCGCCGTCGACTACGGCGCCGGGCGCCCGGCGGCCGAGGGCGACGCCCCGCAGCTGATCGTGGTCTGCGTGCCGCCGGACGTCACGGCCGACACGGTCGCCGCCGAGCTCGACGCGTACCCGGACGCGATCGTGACCGACGTGGCGAGCGTGAAGCTGCGCATCCTCGACGAACTGCGCGAGCGCGGGGCCGACGTGTCGCGCTACATCGGGTCGCATCCGCTCGCCGGCCGTGAGCGCGGCGGGCCCATGTCGGGCCGCGCCGACCTGTTCGCGGGCCGTCCGTGGGTGGTGGCCGCGCACGACGGCATCACCTACCGGCGGGGCGGCGTCGTCGACGACCTCATCCTCGACCTCGGCGCGACGCTCGTCGAGATGACGCCCGAGCAGCACGACGCCGCCGTCGCGCTCATCTCGCACGTGCCGCAGGTCGTGTCGAGCCTCATGGCCAGGCGCCTCGTCGACGGCGCGCCGTCGGCGCTGAACCTCGCCGGCCAGGGCGTGCGCGACGTGACCCGCGTGGCCGCGAGCGACCCCGAGCTGTGGGTGCAGATCCTCGGCGCGAACGCCGCGCCCGTCGTCGAGATCCTCGCCGCGTACCGCGACGACCTCGACCGCTTCATCGCCGCGCTCGGCGACGTCGATGCGCCGGGCGCGCGCCGCCGCATCGCGGAGGAGCTCCTCGGCGGCAACACCGGCGTCGGGCGCCTGCCCGGCAAGCACGGCGTCGACCGGCGCTTCACCCCCGTGGTCGTCATGGTCGACGACCGTCCGGGGCAGCTCGCGCGACTCTTCCAGGACGTCGGCGACATCGGCGTGAACATCGAGGACTTCCGCATGGAGCACTCGCCCGGCGCGCCCGTGGGCCTCGCCGAGCTGGCGATCGTGCCCGAGGCGGTCGAGTCGCTCACCGAGGAACTGAGCCAGCGCGGCTGGCGGATTGCGGGATGATGCAGCAGCAGACCATGGTCGTGGCGATCGACGGACCCGCGGGCAGCGGCAAGTCGAGCGTGAGCAAGGCGGTCGCCCGCCGGCTCGGCTTCGGCATCCTCGACACGGGCGCCGCGTACCGCGCGCTCGCGTGGAGCGTGCTCGACGCCGGACTCGACCCCGAGGACGCCGCGGCGGTCGTCGCGCACCTGCCGGCGTTCGCGCTCGACCTCGGCACCGACAACACCGGTGCGATCGTGCACGTCGGCGATGTCGACGTGACCGCCGCGATCCGCGAGCCGCGCATCTCGGGCGTCGTGAGCGCCATCGCGCGCGTGCCCGAGGTGCGGCGGGAGCTCATCGCCCGATTCCGGGTGATCGCGGCGGATGCCCCCCAGGCGGGCATCGTCATCGAGGGCCGTGACATCACGACCGTCGTGGCGCCCGACGCGCCCGTGCGCATCCTGCTCACCGCCGACGAGGACGTGCGCATCGCGCGTCGCACGGCCGAGCTCGTCGGCTCGTCGGCCGACGGCGCGGGGGAGCAGCTGCGTCGCCGCGACCGGGCCGACGCGCAGGTCGTCGACTTCATGACCGCCGCCGAGGGCGTCACGACGGTCGATTCGACCCACCTCGACTTCGACCAGACCGTGCTCGCGGTGATCGCCGTCATCGACGGCGTGCGCCAGGAGCAGGGCCGGCAGGCGGCGGATGCCCCGGAGGCATCCGCCCACCAGACATCCGCAGAGCAGGGAGCACCACGATGAGCGGACCCGACGACGAGTACGAGGGCGTCGAGGACGACCTCGTCGAGCGCCTCGCGGCAGTCGACGACGACCTCGCCGACCAGCGCGCGGCGGTGCTGCGCAGCGGTCTCGACGACTACGAGCTCGACGACGAGGACCTCGAGGTGCTCGAGGGCGGCGAGCTCGACGAGGACGGCGTGCGGTTCCTGCCGGCACTGCCGGTCATCGCGATCGTCGGCCGTCCCAACGTCGGCAAGTCGGCGCTCGTGAACCGCATCCTCGGCCGCCGCGAGGCCGTCGTCGAGGACACGCCCGGCGTCACCCGCGACCGCGTCTCGTACAAGGGCGAGTGGCTCGACCGCCGCTTCACGCTGGTCGACACGGGCGGGTGGGAGCCCGACGCGCGCGGCATCGACGCATCCGTCGCCGCCCAGGCCGAGGTCGCGATCGAGCTGTGCGATGTCGTGCTGTTCGTGGTCGACGCCACCGTCGGCGCCACCTCGACCGACGAGCACGTCGTGCGGCTGCTGCGGCAGGCGAAGAAGCCGGTGTTCCTCGTCGCCAACAAGGTCGACGACCTCCGGCAGGAGCCCGAGGCTGCGGCACTCTGGAACCTCGGCCTCGGCGAGCCGCACCCGGTCTCGGCGCTGCACGGCCGCGGCGTCGCGGACCTCCTCGAGGAGGTCTTCCGCGTGCTGCCGCAGGAGTCGGCCGTGGCGAAGCAGGAGGTCGGCGGCCCGCGTCGCGTGGCGATCCTCGGCCGCCCGAACGTCGGCAAGTCGAGCCTGCTGAACAAGGCCGCCCGCGAGGAGCGCGTGGTCGTCAACGACCTCGCCGGCACGACGCGCGACCCGGTCGACGAGCAGATCGAGCTCGGCGGCAAGGTCTGGCGCTTCGTCGACACGGCGGGCATCCGTCGCCGCGTGCACCTGCAGCAGGGCGCCGACTTCTACGCCTCGTTGCGCACCCAGGCCGCGCTCGAGAAGGCCGAGGTCGCGGTCGTGCTGCTCGACGTGACCCAGGCGCTCAGCGAGCAGGACGTGCGCATCATCGACCTCGTGCTCGAGTCGGGCCGTGCGCTCGTGCTGGCGTTCAACAAGTGGGACCTCCTCGACGACGACCGCCGCCGCTACCTGGAGCGCGAGATCGAGCAGGACCTCGCGCACGTGGCGTGGGCGCCGCGGGTGAACATCTCGGCGCGCACCGGCCGCCACCTCGAGAAGCTCGTGCCCGCGCTCGAGACCGCGCTCGAGTCGTGGGACACGCGCATCCCGACGGGCAAGTTCAACGCCTTCCTCACCGAGCTCGTGCAGGAGCACCCGCACCCGCTGCGCGGCGGCAAGCAGCCGCGCATCCTGTTCGGCACCCAGGCGGCGACCCGCCCGCCGACGTTCGTGCTCTTCACGACCGGGTTCCTCGACCCGGGCTACCGCCGGTTCATCCAGCGGCGCCTCCGCGAGGTGTACGGCTTCGAGGGCACGCCGATCATCACGAACATG
This is a stretch of genomic DNA from Agromyces sp. SYSU T00194. It encodes these proteins:
- the recN gene encoding DNA repair protein RecN → MIEELSIRDLGVIAEATLPVGPGFTAVTGETGAGKTMVVSALGLLLGSRADAGTVRSGAERAWVEGRWLVADDGPVAERARDAGGDVDQGELLLGRSVSAEGRSRAVVGGRSAPVGVLADIGESLVVVHGQSEQVRLRSAVAQREALDRFAGEALQPVLAEYREAFHRWREAAAEHAALVEAHEDRAREAAELRTAMDEIAAAEPVAGESRELAERADKLTNLEELRLAGEQAREMLSSDVVEDVPDAVVLVDGARRALERVAEHDAQLAPIAEALASAGFILADAVADLSGYLASLDADGSRELELIQERRALLTDLERRFGPTLDDVIAYADRCGLRLLELDGDDERIDRLAAQVDADAALVSELAARISAIRREAGAELAERVTAELAALAMPDARLEVQVDDSGELAAHGRDAVAILLAPHAGAPARPVSKGASGGELSRVMLAIEVVVAATDPVPTFVFDEVDAGVGGAAAIEIGRRLARLAETSQVIVVTHLAQVAAFATNHLRVAKGSDGRVTASSVKQLEGDERAAEMARLLSGLADSDSGLAHARELLSLAHTADRMEARGGH
- a CDS encoding CTP synthase yields the protein MVDIDSAESSNDTTKHIFVTGGVVSSLGKGLTAASLGNLLTARGLRVVMQKLDPYLNVDPGTMNPFQHGEVFVTDDGAETDLDIGHYERFLDINLSQAANVTTGQIYSTVIAKERRGEYLGDTVQVIPHITDEIKRRMRLQASETPKPDVIITEIGGTVGDIESQPFIESARQVRHELGRGNAFFVHVSLVPYMGASGEQKTKPTQHSVATLRSIGIQPDALVLRSDRPVTEANKRKIALMCDVDEQAVVNAVDVPSIYDIPTMLHEQGLDQYIIDSLGLTTRDVDWSGWAGLLEAVHEPKHEVTIGLVGKYIDLPDAYLSVTEALRAGGFAGKTKVNLRWIPSDECETEEGAARHLGELDGICVPGGFGVRGIEGKLGALRFARDNHIPALGLCLGLQCMVIEYARNVAGLEGASSSEFDPDTKFPVIATMEEQVEIIAEGDMGGTMRLGLYPAALAEGSLAADLYGSELVSERHRHRYEVNNGYREQIAEAGLVFSGTSPDRHLVEFVELPRDVHPFYIGTQAHPELRSRPNDAHPLFRGLVAAALERRRASLLFDNSDA
- a CDS encoding NUDIX domain-containing protein, with protein sequence MPDQVTGSGTEQTPGPLADEYAPIEPVESTRVFEGRVWDLRRDTVEYGDGRIVRDYVDHTGAVAVLALDENDRAFLIKQYRHPVRTRDWEIPAGLLDVDGEPPLAAAQRELAEEADLEADQWSVLTEFWNTPGGSNEAIRIYLARGLRATPHPFPREAEEADMEARWVPLDELVEAVLARRVQNAAVVIAALAATASRAAEWSTLAPADAPWPAHPKLGRRTG
- the xerD gene encoding site-specific tyrosine recombinase XerD — translated: MIPGAVESYLRHLTIERGLSRNTVAAYRRDLDRYGAWLAARGVDDAASVTEQDVVDFVASLRADPGHPMAASSVARILSSVRGLHRFLLEEGRAASDPTREVRPPKLASRLPKAISVEEVQALLDATGGDDPVALRDRALLELLYATGARVSEAVALNVDDVQDADVVRLEGKGGKQRIVPLGSYAREALGAYLVRVRPDFAARGKSTPALFLGPRGARMSRQSAWLAIRAAAERAGIRAEISPHTLRHSFATHLLAGGADVRVVQELLGHSSVATTQIYTLVTVDTLRDMYTAAHPRAR
- a CDS encoding ParA family protein; this encodes MHVTGSQNDPLDGTATLDPALGPTGRPARDFPEPEALDGHGPARIIALCNQKGGVGKTTTTINLGATLAGYGRRVLAIDFDPQGALSAGLGVRTHDVTTIYDLLLTRQHEPKDAIQHTSTEGLDVIPANIDLSAAEVHLVNEVAREQILAGVLRRVSADYDVILIDCQPSLGLLTVNALTASHGVVIPLECEYFALRGVALLIETIEKVRDRLNPAISLDGILGTMYDARTLHSREVLERVVEAFNDDVLETVITRTVKFPDASVASAPITQFAPEHQAAKAYRQLARELIFRGAVA
- a CDS encoding segregation and condensation protein A — its product is MAPSPEPVGETIETAPEPEAQDDSFRVALSNFEGPFDLLLSLISKREMDITEVALGAVTDEFISYLATLEAEDELDRASEFLVVAATLLDLKIAGLLPQGELVDAEDVALLEARDLLFARLLQYRAFKQVATWFGERIAAESSRHPRSVRLEERFRQAPPELRWTLSADDFAALAVVALTPRIIPVVGLDHLHAPLVSIREQAAQVVATLRRGEPVSFRELVAGVDRKGVVVARFLAVLELYRHAAIAFEQLEPLGELTLRWTAEEWSEEQLGSLGADYEH
- the scpB gene encoding SMC-Scp complex subunit ScpB, with protein sequence MSIETNTSTEANTSTEANTSTEADTGTATDATGIAADVAGAPPADGADEHGIDLAGRALDLDRALEAILFIADEPQTVVQLATAVARPVREVRASIARLVADYDGETGSAEAGAGGGIRRGFELREVGGGWRFYVRGDYDDLVTDFVLTQTPTRLSQAALETLAVIAYKQPISRGQVASIRAVNVDSVVRTLLGRGLITEVSSDAETGAILYGTTDQLLVHLGVNSIEELPKVAPLLDDGQDGFDDLAR
- a CDS encoding pseudouridine synthase, which produces MTSPAEPGATAGGAPEGVRLQKVLAAAGVASRRVVEQYIVEGRITVDGRVVTELGTRIDPAVAKVAVDGIAVQLDADKLYFMLNKPRGVVSSMRDEQGRPDLRRFTEDLPGRVYNVGRLDGDTSGLLVLTNDGELAHVLAHPSFGVEKTYIAKVRGTVQPQVLTKLKRGIELEDGPIAVDAAKLLQAGSGGGFSMVEVTLHSGRNRIVRRMLDAVGHPVVELVRRQFGPLHLGTLRSGEVRALTKVELGRLLTIARSDERG
- a CDS encoding prephenate dehydrogenase, which encodes MADSRLTGPVRVVGVGLLGSSVGLGLRARGIDVILADASPTHLGIAVDYGAGRPAAEGDAPQLIVVCVPPDVTADTVAAELDAYPDAIVTDVASVKLRILDELRERGADVSRYIGSHPLAGRERGGPMSGRADLFAGRPWVVAAHDGITYRRGGVVDDLILDLGATLVEMTPEQHDAAVALISHVPQVVSSLMARRLVDGAPSALNLAGQGVRDVTRVAASDPELWVQILGANAAPVVEILAAYRDDLDRFIAALGDVDAPGARRRIAEELLGGNTGVGRLPGKHGVDRRFTPVVVMVDDRPGQLARLFQDVGDIGVNIEDFRMEHSPGAPVGLAELAIVPEAVESLTEELSQRGWRIAG